One segment of Gopherus flavomarginatus isolate rGopFla2 chromosome 8, rGopFla2.mat.asm, whole genome shotgun sequence DNA contains the following:
- the DUSP28 gene encoding dual specificity phosphatase 28, translating into MLQLCKITDSLLISNSRSACNKELLTQEGVTFCINVSRQQPFPGLHHIRSLRVPVFDDPLEDLYKYFEQCNNAIEDTVRSGGKCLVYCKNGRSRSAAICTAYLMRHQNLTLKDAFESVKTARPGVEPNTGFWTQLQRYEEYLQTQHQLGHSSEKMISSK; encoded by the exons ATGTTACAGCTCTGTAAGATCACAGACTCTTTGCTAATCAGTAATTCTAGATCAGCCTGCAACAAAGAACTCCTCACTCAAGAGGGAGTTACATTCTGTATTAATGTCTCCAGGCAGCAGCCATTCCCGGGCCTTCATCACATCCGAAGCCTGCGCGTTCCTGTTTTTGATGACCCTTTGGAGGACTTGTATAAGTATTTTGAACAGTGCAACAATGCCATAGAGGACACAGTACGAAGTGGTGGAAAATGCTTAGTTTACTGTAAAAATGGCCGCAGCAGATCTGCAGCGATCTGCACTGCCTATCTGATGAGACACCAAAATCTCACTCTAAAGGATGCCTTTGAG TCTGTGAAGACTGCCAGACCAGGAGTAGAGCCCAACACAGGATTCTGGACTCAGCTGCAGCGATATGAAGAATATTTACAGACGCAGCATCAGTTGGGTCATTCTTCTGAAAAAATGATTTCTTCCAAATAA